From Methylocystis sp. ATCC 49242, one genomic window encodes:
- a CDS encoding nucleoside monophosphate kinase yields MEKQTLDGFPHTSAQAEALPESLTKKGISRDAVVKLAEAEDALVDRVRKREIFAVGQPVSTDDNRENFTTRLDTYRKQTASITARCAEWDVFLRTGFVRLSSILAPKGPIPVSRSTWWAGVKEGRFPKPLKLGPRTTVWSVEDIRALIEKISGGEG; encoded by the coding sequence ATGGAAAAACAAACTCTCGACGGCTTCCCTCACACGAGCGCCCAAGCGGAGGCTCTCCCGGAGTCGCTGACTAAGAAGGGCATCAGCCGGGATGCGGTCGTGAAACTCGCCGAGGCTGAAGATGCTCTCGTCGACCGGGTGCGTAAGCGTGAAATATTTGCGGTCGGTCAACCGGTCAGCACAGACGATAATCGCGAAAACTTCACGACGCGCCTCGATACCTATCGCAAGCAAACGGCGTCCATAACGGCGCGGTGCGCCGAGTGGGACGTTTTCCTAAGGACAGGTTTCGTGCGACTCTCTTCTATCCTGGCGCCGAAAGGCCCGATCCCGGTGAGCCGGTCGACTTGGTGGGCTGGGGTGAAGGAGGGAAGGTTCCCCAAACCGCTAAAGCTTGGGCCCAGGACCACCGTTTGGTCGGTCGAGGATATCCGAGCGCTGATCGAGAAAATCAGTGGTGGGGAGGGCTGA